The following proteins come from a genomic window of Perognathus longimembris pacificus isolate PPM17 chromosome 12, ASM2315922v1, whole genome shotgun sequence:
- the LOC125361003 gene encoding glycine cleavage system H protein, mitochondrial-like — protein MALLRVARSLGSAALAPAAPCPPGAVRTLCTGPALLSVRKFTEKHEWIITENGTGTVGISNFAQEALGNVYCSLSEVGTKLKKQDEFGALESLKAASELYSPVSGEVTAVSEVLAEKPGLVNKSCYEDGWLIKMTLSNPSELDELMSEEAYEKYIKSIEE, from the coding sequence ATGGCGCTGCTGCGAGTGGCCCGGAGCCTGGGGTCCGCGGCCCTGGCGCCGGCCGCGCCCTGCCCGCCGGGCGCCGTCCGGACGCTGTGCACAGGGCCTGCTCTGCTGTCGGTGCGAAAATTCACAGAGAAACATGAATGGATAATCACAGAAAATGGAACTGGAACTGTCGGAATCAGCAATTTTGCACAGGAAGCTTTGGGAAATGTTTACTGTAGTCTGTCTGAAGTTGGGACAAAATTGAAAAAGCAAGATGAGTTTGGTGCTTTGGAAAGTTTGAAAGCTGCCAGTGAACTCTACTCTCCTGTGTCAGGAGAAGTAACTGCAGTTAGTGAAGTGCTTGCAGAAAAGCCAGGACTTGTCAATAAATCTTGTTATGAAGACGGTTGGCTGATAAAGATGACACTGAGTAATCCTTCAGAACTAGATGAACTAATGAGTGAAGAAGCAtatgagaaatacataaaatctattgaggagtga